TGGGGCCGGGCTGCCGCGCCTGCGCTTGGCCACGGCCGGCCGGCGCGGCCGCACGGCCGGCTTTGAGCGCCTGGTTGGTCAGCACGCTTTCGCGCTCCACCTGCGCCGCCGGCTGCAGCCGAAAGAACCGCTGCAGGCTCTCGCGCCGCAGGGTGTCCTGCAACTGGCCGAACATCGCGAACGCGTGGCGCCGGAACTCCACCAGCGGGTTCTGCTGCCCGATCGAGACCAGGCCGATTCCCTGGCGCAGCTCTTCTATGCCGGTCAGGTGCTCCACCCAGAGCAGGTCCAGGGTCTGGACCATGATCCAGCGCAGCGCCGGCGGCAGCAATTCGGGGTTGATTTCGGCGAATTTGGCCCGGTGGGCCGCGTCGGCCGCCGACTCGAAAGCGGAAGTGATCGCGGACCGATCCTGGTCGATCAGATTGTTCCAATCGAAGGGTTCGGGAAGATTCAGCAGCATCGTCAGGTTGCGGGCCGCGGCGGCGATGTCGTCCGGATCGGACTCGGCGTCGAGCTCGTGGCTTTCCACCAATTCGGCGATCTCATCGGCGAGCATCGCGCCTATCTGGGCCTCGGGGTCAAGGTCCCGGTCAAGGTAACCGCCGCGCTGGCGATAAACGACCTGGCGCTGACGATTGATCACGTCATCGAACTCGACCACGTGGCGCCGGATGTCAAAGTTTTGCGATTCCACCCGGCTTTGCGCCGATTCAATCGACCGGGTGATGATCTTGTTCTCGATCGGCACGTCCTCGGATATGCCAAGGCGCTCCATCACGCCGGCGACCCGGTCGGAGCGGAACCTGAGCATGAGGTCGTCCTCGAGCGAGACGAAGAAGCGAGATTCGCCGGGGTCGCCCTGGCGTCCGGAGCGGCCGCGCAACTGGTTGTCGATCCGCCTTGACTCGTGGCGCTCGGTACCCAGCACGAACAGTCCGCCCAGTTCGGCGACGTCCGGCCCGAGTTTGATGTCCGTGCCGCGGCCGGCCATGTTGGTGGCGATCGTTACCGCCCCCGGCTGGCCGGCTTCGGCCACGATTTCCGCTTCCTGGGCGTGGAAGCGGGCGTTGAGCAGCTGATGCGGAATTTTTTCGACGCGCAGCATCCGCCCCAGGTGCTCCGAGGACTCGATCGACGTCGTCCCGACCAGGACCGGTCGGTTTTGCCGGTTCAGCCGGGCGATCTCGGCGACCACGGCCCGGTTCTTGGCCGCCTTGGTCTTGTAGACCAGATCGGTGTGGTCGCGCCGGACCATCGGGGCGTTGGTGGGGATTTCGCGAACCCGCAGCCCGTAGATCTTGTGCAGTTCCTCTTCCTCGGTCTTGGCGGTTCCGGTCATGCCGGCCAGCTTCGCGTAGGCGCGGAACAGGTTCTGGAAGGTGATCGTGGCCATGGTGCGGGTCTCGGCCTGAATCTGCACGTGCTCCTTGGCCTCAATCGCCTGGTGCAGGCCCTCTCCGAACCGGCGGCCGTGCATCATCCGCCCGGTGAATTCGTCGACTATGACGATCTCGGCCCGAACGTCGCGGGCATCGACCACCGCGCCGTCGCGGTAAAGAACGTAGTCGCGACCGCGGTGATACAGTGCCTTGGCCCGCAGCGCCTGCTGCAGGTAGTGCAGCAGCTGGTAGTTGCCCTCGGCGTAGATGTTCTTGATGCGCAGACGCCGTTCGACCTTGTCGATGGCCTCATCGGTCGGATAGACGGCCCGCTGCTTGTGATCTATCTCGTAGTCGCGGTCTTCCCGGAACGGGCTCACGATCGCGGCGAAGTTCTGATACAGCGCGGTCGACTCGGCGATCTGCCCGGAAATGATCAACGGGGTCCGCGCCTCGTCGATCAGGATGTTGTCGACTTCATCAACAATGGCGAAATTGAGTCCCCGCTGGACGCGGTCCTCGAGCCGCTGGACCATGTTGTCGCGCAGGTAGTCGAATCCGATCTCGTTGTTGGTCCCGTAGGTGACGTCGCTGGCGTAGGCCTGGCGGCGGAGACTAACTTCCATGTCGGCGGCGATCACCCCCACCGTCATTCCCAGGCGCTCCAGGACCGGCCCCATCCAATCGCGGTCGCGGCGGGCCAGGTAGTCGTTGACGGTAACCACGTGCACGCCCTCGCCGGGCAGCGCGTTCAGATAGGCCGCCAGCGGGGCGACGTACGTCTTGCCCTCGCCCGTCTTCATCTCCGCCACCGCGCCCTCGTGGAGGACCGCGGCACCGACTATCTGCACGTCGAACTGGCGGTCGCCGATCGTGCGCTCGGTCGACTCGCGCACCGCGGCGAACGCCTCGGCGCGCAGATCGTCCAGCGACCGCCCCCGTTGCAGCTGCTCGCGCAGCCGCCCGGTCACGCCGGCCAGCCCGGCGTCGTCGAGCCGGCGGAACTCGCCAGCCAGCGCGTTGGCGCGCTCGACCAGGCGGGAGTGGCGGCGCATGGTCCGGGCCGGACTATCACGTAGCAGGCCGGTTAATTTATTCAGCATGTTCGGTGCGGCGGGCAGATTGGTCCCGGTGCAGGATCCCGGCGGCCGAAGCCGTCGCCACGATTCTCCAACGCGACCGGCCGGATACGCCCCGGGCGCCAAGTCGCCGCCCTAGTACTGCGGGGCCGGTTCGCGAGCCAGGAAGTGGCCGAATTCGCGCACGAAGATCGCATCCACGATCCCAGTCTGGCCGTGGCGGTGCTTGGCGACCTCGATGGTCAGCTCAACCGGGCCGCTGTGCGGAAGGTCGCCGCCTTCCGGATAAAGGAATATGACGACGTCCGAGTCCTGTTCGATCGATCCGCTTTCGCGCAGGTCGGACAGCCGCGGGCGCTGCTGGGTTCGCATCTCGATCGCGCGTGAAAGCTGCGCCCCGGCGATGACCGGCACGTCCAGCTCGCGCGCCAGCTGCTTCAAAGCCCGGGTAATCTGCGAGATCTGCTGGACCCGGTTTTCCTGTTCGCGGTGCGGGCGCATCAACTGCAGGTAGTCGATGATCACCAGACCAATGTGATGGTCCAGCTTCAGGCGGCGGGCCTTTGAACGCAGTTGCAATTCGGTCAGCGCCGGAGTGTCGTCGAGGTAAATCGGAACCTCGCTCAAGTTGCCGGCTTCGATGCCCACGATTCCGAATTCTTCGTCGGTGAGGTCGGCGTCGCGCAGCTTGGTCGAGTCGATTCGGGTCTGCATGCTTAGCAGCCGTTGCGTCAACTGCTTGGGCGAGACCTCCAGCGTAAAGATTGCCACCGGAACGTCGTGCAGGCTGGCCGCGCGCCAGGCGATGTTGAGCAAAAACGAAGTCTTGCCTATCCCGGTCCGGGCCGCGACCGTAATCAAGTCTGACGCCTGGAATCCCCCCAGGATTTCGTCCAGGCGGGTGAACCCGGTGTGAACCCCGGCCAGCAGTTGGCCCTCCTCGCGCCGCTTCAACAGATCGTCGACGAAGGGGCCCAGCAGGTCGCGGACGTGCTGGTAGTTGCCCGAATCGGTATTGGCGGCCAGTTGAAAGAGCAGTTCCTGGGCGCGGGAGACCACCGCATCGGCGTCCGCCCCCCGGGCGTAGGCGAGGTCGGACAGTGCTTGGGCGCCGTCGATTACCTGGCGCAGGGTCGCGTTGCGCTTGACGATTTCGGCGTAATAGCGGACGTTGACCGATGTGGGGACCTCGTGGCCCAGCATGCCCAGATATCCCGCGCCGCCGACCGCGTCGAGGTTTTCGGACCGCTCCAGCTCGTCGATGACGAGCATCAGGTCGGCAGGCTGGTTGCGCGCCGCCAGGCTCTCGATCGCCCGGTAAATGAGTCGGTGCGGTTGCCGGTAGAAGTCCGACTCGGAAAGGAAATCGGCGATCTTGGTGATGCCCTGCGGGTCGAGCAGGAGCGAGCCCAGTACGGAGCGCTCGGCATCCTCGCTGTGCGGAGGAACGCGCAGGTCGTTGGTGCTCATCGGGGCGCTTCCGGACTGCGCCGGTTACACGCCAGGGCCGGCGCCGGCTGGGGCGCGGCCGCGGTCACTCGCTCGCCGCCGCCTGTTGCTGCTTGAGCTGCTCGCGGGCCAGGGCCTCGGCCTCGGCGGCCAGCTCGTCAAGGTCCATCACCTCGACGGTTATCGACGCCTCCAGCCCCGCGACAACCCGGACCGGAAGCGTGTAAATCCCCAGCGATCGGATCGGGTCGTGGATCGTGATCCGGTGGCGGTCGATTTCAATACCGATCTGTTCGTTGAGCGCCTCAGCCACCTGCTGATTGGTAATCCGGCCGTGGATGCGGCCTTCAGAGCCGACCCGGGCCGGAATGATCACCGACGCGCCCTGCAGCTTGGAGGCCATTTCCTGGGCCTTCACCATCTCCTGCTGGGCGCGGTGGCTGGCGATCGCATGCTGGGTGCGCTGGTCTCGCAACACCCCCGGGGTCGCCGGGCGGGCCAGTTGCTTGGGGATCAGGTGGTTGCGGGCGAACCCGGGCGCAACCTCCGTGATTTCGCCGACCCGGCCAAGGTTCGGCACGTCGGTTAGGAGTATCACTTTCATAGCGATTGCTTCTGGATTGTGCTCATGAAGTCGGCGTTGTCCCGGGTCTTCTTGAGCTGGTCGAGCATGAGTTCGATTGCGTCCTCGTCGCCAACCGCGATCAGCATTCGACGCAGCAACCAGCTCATCCGGGTCTTTTCATCGTCGAGCAGCAGCTCGATGCGGCGGGTACCAGATTTAATCACATCCACTGATGGGAATGTGCCGCGTTCGGCCAGGCGCCGATTCAGGATCAACTCCCAGTTGCCGGTGCCCTTGAACTCCTCGTAGATGACCTCGTCCATCCGCGAGCCGGTGTCAATGAGGCACGAGGCCAGGACGGTTAGCGAACCACCGTTTTCGATGTTGCGGCCGGACCCGAAGAATGTCTTCGGCGGTACCAGCGCGGCCGGGTCCACGCCTCCAGACAGGGTCTTGCCGGATGACGGGACCTGCAGGTTGTAGGCGCGCGCCAGGCGCGTGATCGAGTCCAGGAACAGGACCACGTTTGCGCCGTTTTCAACCAGCCGGCGGGCGCGTTGCATGGTCAGTTCGGCCACCCGGCAGTGGCTGTCGGGATGCTCGTCGAATGTCGAGCTGATAACTTCGGCCTTGACGTTGCGCTGCCAGTCGGTGACTTCCTCGGGGCGCTCCCCGATCAGGGCTACCAACAGCTGCAGATCGTCGTAGTTGGCGCTGACCGACTTGGCGATGCGCTTCATCACTTCCGTCTTGCCGGCCTTCGGCGGCGAGACGATCAGGCCGCGCTGTCCGCGGCCGATGGGCGCGACCAGGTCGATGACGCGCGTGGTCAGGTCGGCACGCTCGTGTTCCAGCAGTATCTGGTCGGTCGGGAAAATCGGGACCAGGTTCCGGAACCGCGGTCGCCGCGGCGCCTGCTTGGGATCGGCGTTGTTGATCGCCACTACGCGAACCAGGCCGCGGTACTTCTCGTTGTCCTTGGGGCGGCGGACCTGGCCGGTCACGAAATCGCCGGTCCGCATTCCGGTGCGCCGAATCTGGGCCTGCGATACGTATATGTCGGCCGGATCGGGCAGCCAGCGCTGGTTTCCGCGCAGGACTCCGAATCCCTCGGGTGTTATC
This Chloroflexota bacterium DNA region includes the following protein-coding sequences:
- the secA gene encoding preprotein translocase subunit SecA; the encoded protein is MLNKLTGLLRDSPARTMRRHSRLVERANALAGEFRRLDDAGLAGVTGRLREQLQRGRSLDDLRAEAFAAVRESTERTIGDRQFDVQIVGAAVLHEGAVAEMKTGEGKTYVAPLAAYLNALPGEGVHVVTVNDYLARRDRDWMGPVLERLGMTVGVIAADMEVSLRRQAYASDVTYGTNNEIGFDYLRDNMVQRLEDRVQRGLNFAIVDEVDNILIDEARTPLIISGQIAESTALYQNFAAIVSPFREDRDYEIDHKQRAVYPTDEAIDKVERRLRIKNIYAEGNYQLLHYLQQALRAKALYHRGRDYVLYRDGAVVDARDVRAEIVIVDEFTGRMMHGRRFGEGLHQAIEAKEHVQIQAETRTMATITFQNLFRAYAKLAGMTGTAKTEEEELHKIYGLRVREIPTNAPMVRRDHTDLVYKTKAAKNRAVVAEIARLNRQNRPVLVGTTSIESSEHLGRMLRVEKIPHQLLNARFHAQEAEIVAEAGQPGAVTIATNMAGRGTDIKLGPDVAELGGLFVLGTERHESRRIDNQLRGRSGRQGDPGESRFFVSLEDDLMLRFRSDRVAGVMERLGISEDVPIENKIITRSIESAQSRVESQNFDIRRHVVEFDDVINRQRQVVYRQRGGYLDRDLDPEAQIGAMLADEIAELVESHELDAESDPDDIAAAARNLTMLLNLPEPFDWNNLIDQDRSAITSAFESAADAAHRAKFAEINPELLPPALRWIMVQTLDLLWVEHLTGIEELRQGIGLVSIGQQNPLVEFRRHAFAMFGQLQDTLRRESLQRFFRLQPAAQVERESVLTNQALKAGRAAAPAGRGQAQARQPGPNRSQRRAARRRGPPPPAAPAGGGGGLKNGGGGGGWRGGGGGGG
- the dnaB gene encoding replicative DNA helicase, with protein sequence MSTNDLRVPPHSEDAERSVLGSLLLDPQGITKIADFLSESDFYRQPHRLIYRAIESLAARNQPADLMLVIDELERSENLDAVGGAGYLGMLGHEVPTSVNVRYYAEIVKRNATLRQVIDGAQALSDLAYARGADADAVVSRAQELLFQLAANTDSGNYQHVRDLLGPFVDDLLKRREEGQLLAGVHTGFTRLDEILGGFQASDLITVAARTGIGKTSFLLNIAWRAASLHDVPVAIFTLEVSPKQLTQRLLSMQTRIDSTKLRDADLTDEEFGIVGIEAGNLSEVPIYLDDTPALTELQLRSKARRLKLDHHIGLVIIDYLQLMRPHREQENRVQQISQITRALKQLARELDVPVIAGAQLSRAIEMRTQQRPRLSDLRESGSIEQDSDVVIFLYPEGGDLPHSGPVELTIEVAKHRHGQTGIVDAIFVREFGHFLAREPAPQY
- the rplI gene encoding 50S ribosomal protein L9, coding for MKVILLTDVPNLGRVGEITEVAPGFARNHLIPKQLARPATPGVLRDQRTQHAIASHRAQQEMVKAQEMASKLQGASVIIPARVGSEGRIHGRITNQQVAEALNEQIGIEIDRHRITIHDPIRSLGIYTLPVRVVAGLEASITVEVMDLDELAAEAEALAREQLKQQQAAASE
- a CDS encoding transcription termination factor Rho translates to MARDFDELRSLAERLGVEENGDPEPIDKRSLVDLIIAKSDESLANSLVHGVLEITPEGFGVLRGNQRWLPDPADIYVSQAQIRRTGMRTGDFVTGQVRRPKDNEKYRGLVRVVAINNADPKQAPRRPRFRNLVPIFPTDQILLEHERADLTTRVIDLVAPIGRGQRGLIVSPPKAGKTEVMKRIAKSVSANYDDLQLLVALIGERPEEVTDWQRNVKAEVISSTFDEHPDSHCRVAELTMQRARRLVENGANVVLFLDSITRLARAYNLQVPSSGKTLSGGVDPAALVPPKTFFGSGRNIENGGSLTVLASCLIDTGSRMDEVIYEEFKGTGNWELILNRRLAERGTFPSVDVIKSGTRRIELLLDDEKTRMSWLLRRMLIAVGDEDAIELMLDQLKKTRDNADFMSTIQKQSL